In one Pseudodesulfovibrio tunisiensis genomic region, the following are encoded:
- a CDS encoding IMP cyclohydrolase, translating to MSDLKQMYKTLQQDPFAGELTLTLGDQKLVFRKRTWEIDGETKGLRYGENPDQPAALFELAEGGLEIGGVTFKGAGRGLVSSLSEEHMLQAGKHPGKINLTDVDNGLNILQYLSAKPAAVILKHNNPCGAAWDESGVASALKKAFDADRIAAFGGAIILNRKVDMACADIINSAYFEVVAAPEFDADALESIKQRKNLRIMEIPGIKELDQFSREPFLDIKSLMDGGMVVQFSFRNRILSTDDFMPAETEKDGNNFIARAPNRQEADDLLFAWAVEAGVTSNSVLFVKDGATTAIGTGEQDRVGCVQLAVSKAYTKYADLLAFNELGMSLFELRLKAEEDEDMAAKLADIEARTKEAKGGLPGSVAVSDGFFPFRDGVDLCIGQGITAIAQPGGSIRDWEVIQAVNEASPQVAMVFTGQRSFKH from the coding sequence ATGAGCGATCTGAAGCAGATGTACAAGACCCTTCAGCAGGATCCTTTTGCCGGGGAACTGACCCTGACTCTGGGTGACCAGAAACTGGTCTTCCGCAAACGGACCTGGGAAATCGACGGTGAGACAAAGGGCCTCCGCTATGGAGAGAACCCGGACCAGCCCGCCGCCCTGTTCGAACTGGCCGAAGGCGGCCTTGAAATCGGCGGCGTGACCTTCAAGGGTGCGGGCCGGGGTCTGGTGTCCTCCCTGTCCGAGGAGCACATGCTCCAGGCAGGCAAGCACCCGGGCAAGATCAACCTTACCGACGTGGACAACGGGCTGAACATCCTTCAGTACCTTTCCGCCAAGCCTGCGGCCGTGATTCTCAAGCACAACAACCCGTGCGGCGCGGCCTGGGACGAATCCGGCGTTGCCTCGGCCCTGAAAAAGGCGTTCGACGCGGACCGCATCGCGGCCTTTGGCGGCGCGATCATCCTGAACCGCAAGGTGGACATGGCCTGCGCCGATATCATCAACTCCGCGTACTTCGAGGTCGTGGCCGCCCCCGAATTCGATGCGGACGCTCTGGAATCCATCAAGCAGCGCAAGAACCTGCGCATCATGGAAATCCCGGGCATCAAGGAGCTCGACCAGTTCAGCCGGGAACCGTTTCTGGACATCAAGTCCCTGATGGACGGCGGCATGGTGGTCCAGTTCTCCTTCCGCAACCGCATCCTTTCGACAGACGACTTCATGCCCGCCGAAACCGAAAAGGACGGCAACAATTTCATCGCCCGCGCTCCGAACAGACAGGAAGCCGACGACCTGCTCTTTGCCTGGGCCGTCGAAGCCGGCGTGACCTCCAATTCCGTACTGTTCGTCAAGGACGGGGCCACCACGGCCATCGGCACCGGCGAACAGGACCGCGTGGGTTGCGTGCAGCTCGCCGTATCCAAGGCATACACCAAGTACGCCGACCTGCTGGCCTTCAACGAACTGGGCATGTCCCTGTTCGAGCTGCGCCTCAAGGCCGAGGAAGACGAAGACATGGCAGCCAAACTTGCCGACATCGAGGCCAGAACCAAGGAAGCCAAGGGCGGCCTGCCCGGTTCCGTGGCAGTGTCCGACGGCTTCTTCCCGTTCCGCGACGGCGTGGACCTGTGCATCGGTCAGGGCATCACCGCCATTGCCCAGCCCGGCGGCTCCATCCGCGACTGGGAAGTGATCCAGGCCGTGAACGAGGCCTCCCCGCAGGTGGCCATGGTCTTCACGGGCCAGCGTTCCTTCAAGCACTAG
- a CDS encoding FAD-dependent oxidoreductase — translation MIDAMNFCFLTNTPMPPNGRSVAVVGAGPSGLAAAGYLGGLGYQVDVYDKLPKAGGLMTFGIPGYRIPSRRIETGVKQLERRYGVNFKLQTKICCSAPLYEEEGDHFSWEMIALSDLVDTHNAVIICTGSWKSRQLGIPGEKLSGVFSGLEFLFPIRAARYDASRVKTPDVEGKRLAVVGAGHSAIDVAHSALHLGAAEVRMIYRRTREEAPCGEFEIDRLVELGAIWCPQASPTEVLGTDRVEGVTCSVKGCDKPVTYETDMLVAAIGEIPTPPFADKLGMDNIRRGDVRWLNMTAVDNVFVAGDVLTGPSKIGKAVESGLKAARSLDNWLELKATDPKAEFHPHGYFCK, via the coding sequence ATGATTGATGCCATGAATTTCTGTTTTCTCACGAACACGCCCATGCCGCCCAACGGCCGAAGCGTGGCTGTGGTGGGCGCGGGTCCCTCGGGACTGGCCGCCGCAGGCTACCTCGGCGGACTGGGATATCAGGTGGACGTATACGACAAGCTGCCCAAGGCCGGCGGTCTCATGACCTTCGGCATTCCCGGCTACCGAATCCCCTCCCGCCGCATCGAGACCGGGGTCAAGCAGTTGGAACGCCGCTACGGCGTAAACTTCAAGCTCCAGACCAAAATCTGCTGCAGCGCTCCGCTGTATGAAGAGGAAGGCGACCACTTTTCCTGGGAAATGATCGCCCTGAGCGATCTGGTGGACACCCACAACGCGGTGATCATCTGCACCGGTTCCTGGAAATCCCGCCAACTGGGCATTCCCGGCGAAAAGCTCTCCGGCGTGTTCTCGGGACTGGAATTCCTGTTTCCGATTCGGGCCGCGCGCTACGATGCGTCCCGGGTCAAGACCCCGGACGTGGAGGGCAAGCGTCTGGCCGTGGTAGGCGCAGGCCATTCCGCCATTGACGTGGCACATTCAGCTCTGCACCTCGGCGCAGCCGAAGTCAGGATGATTTATCGACGCACCCGCGAAGAAGCACCCTGCGGCGAATTCGAAATAGACAGACTCGTGGAACTCGGTGCCATATGGTGCCCACAGGCCAGCCCCACGGAAGTACTGGGCACGGACCGGGTGGAAGGCGTGACCTGTTCGGTCAAGGGCTGCGACAAACCCGTGACCTACGAAACCGACATGCTGGTGGCGGCCATCGGCGAGATTCCCACTCCCCCCTTTGCCGACAAGCTGGGCATGGACAACATCCGCCGGGGCGACGTGCGCTGGCTGAACATGACTGCCGTGGACAACGTGTTCGTTGCCGGAGACGTACTCACCGGGCCGAGCAAGATCGGCAAGGCCGTGGAAAGCGGTCTCAAGGCAGCACGTTCACTGGACAACTGGCTGGAGCTCAAGGCCACGGACCCGAAAGCGGAATTTCATCCCCACGGATATTTTTGCAAGTAA
- a CDS encoding ribonuclease catalytic domain-containing protein, with the protein MKATFLSPTARPGSVVEFMHGDQPQLAWVLEEASGKLRLWTINKRETKLPAARLLPWGGPVYSNNLNRQEIQDKLNAHQEKRGEIQASINVMELWDLAQGEMESAPLTWFADLLWDTPGPDHFAALGRAMLSAKTHFKFRPPEFEIWPEEKVQERMAKAAEEKEREGVIAAGQKLFKPMWNAHLNGAKYEAPTMEPELAKGLETLLRNRIADNLDDNGEKIWTAVSKGLPEHPHLALLLAQTWGVLPRHHNFHLDLAGYAWGDDWSESFSNEIDSLKKALSNETPEIDPTPFISIDSATTRDIDDAFAVETLDTGWKLSIALARPVAHWEFGAELDQAVFHRATSLYLPEGTGHMMPETLGTELYSLIQGLNRPALVTDFWFDRDGALLRTAPRLTWVNISANITYEEAEERIRSGSDKAMCAAHDLAAKLLEHRLRSGACVIRKPEPIVKVEGEGAQAKVDIRLKQPCTASELLISEFMILTNNGLANWARDNNVPLLHRTQAIALPVDAVGIFTEPAEILRTVKLLLPPTLETTPKRHAALGVDAYAPISSPLRRYTDFINMAQVQSFLETGEPRLDKEELDTLATHLGIRIQSVSQVQRFRPRYWKLVYLAAHKKELRSAVLVDESGPMATLAMPELQINVRLPKSMLGEKLLMGQRFQVRFSRIDPLTNEIRVAEALEE; encoded by the coding sequence ATGAAAGCGACTTTCCTGAGCCCTACGGCCCGCCCCGGCAGCGTGGTGGAATTCATGCACGGCGATCAGCCCCAGCTTGCCTGGGTGCTGGAGGAGGCTTCGGGCAAGCTCAGGCTGTGGACCATCAACAAGCGCGAAACCAAACTGCCTGCGGCTCGGCTCCTGCCCTGGGGCGGCCCGGTATACAGCAACAATCTGAATAGGCAGGAAATCCAGGACAAGCTCAACGCGCATCAGGAAAAGCGCGGTGAAATTCAGGCGTCCATCAATGTCATGGAGCTTTGGGATCTGGCGCAGGGAGAAATGGAATCCGCGCCCCTGACCTGGTTCGCAGACTTGCTCTGGGACACCCCCGGGCCGGATCATTTTGCTGCCCTTGGCCGGGCCATGCTTTCCGCCAAGACGCACTTCAAGTTCCGTCCGCCGGAATTCGAGATATGGCCCGAGGAAAAAGTTCAGGAACGCATGGCCAAAGCCGCCGAGGAAAAGGAGCGGGAAGGCGTCATCGCAGCCGGGCAGAAGCTGTTCAAGCCCATGTGGAACGCCCATCTGAACGGCGCGAAATACGAGGCCCCGACCATGGAGCCGGAACTTGCCAAAGGACTCGAAACCCTGCTTCGGAACAGGATTGCGGACAATCTGGACGACAACGGCGAAAAGATATGGACCGCCGTAAGCAAGGGACTTCCCGAGCATCCACACCTCGCCCTGCTTCTGGCACAGACCTGGGGCGTGCTTCCCAGACATCACAATTTTCATCTCGATCTTGCCGGGTACGCTTGGGGCGATGATTGGAGCGAATCCTTTTCCAATGAAATCGATTCGTTGAAAAAAGCTTTGTCCAATGAGACTCCGGAAATCGATCCGACACCCTTCATCAGCATCGACTCGGCCACAACCCGGGACATCGACGACGCGTTCGCAGTGGAAACACTGGACACGGGCTGGAAGCTTTCCATTGCCCTTGCCCGTCCCGTGGCCCACTGGGAATTCGGGGCAGAACTGGATCAGGCCGTGTTTCATCGCGCCACCAGCCTGTATCTGCCCGAGGGCACCGGCCACATGATGCCGGAAACGCTGGGCACCGAGCTGTACAGCCTGATTCAAGGGCTAAACCGTCCGGCACTGGTCACGGATTTCTGGTTTGACAGGGACGGCGCGCTTCTTCGCACTGCCCCCAGACTGACGTGGGTGAACATTTCGGCCAACATCACCTATGAAGAGGCCGAGGAGCGCATCCGTTCCGGTTCGGACAAGGCCATGTGCGCGGCTCACGACCTCGCGGCCAAGCTGCTTGAACATCGCCTCCGGTCCGGTGCCTGCGTGATCCGCAAGCCCGAACCCATTGTCAAGGTCGAGGGCGAAGGTGCGCAGGCCAAGGTCGACATCCGACTCAAGCAACCCTGCACCGCGTCGGAACTGCTGATCAGCGAATTCATGATCCTGACCAACAACGGATTGGCCAATTGGGCCCGGGACAACAATGTTCCCCTGCTGCACCGCACTCAGGCCATAGCCCTGCCTGTGGACGCGGTGGGCATCTTTACCGAGCCCGCGGAAATCCTGCGCACGGTCAAGCTGCTTCTGCCTCCGACGCTGGAAACCACGCCAAAACGTCATGCCGCGCTCGGAGTGGACGCCTATGCGCCCATTTCCTCACCCTTGCGGCGCTACACGGATTTCATAAACATGGCTCAGGTCCAGTCCTTTCTGGAAACCGGAGAGCCCCGTCTGGACAAGGAAGAACTCGACACCCTCGCCACCCACCTCGGCATCCGGATTCAATCGGTATCCCAGGTACAGCGTTTCCGCCCCCGCTATTGGAAACTGGTCTATCTGGCCGCGCACAAGAAGGAACTGCGCTCCGCCGTACTGGTGGACGAATCCGGCCCCATGGCCACACTGGCCATGCCCGAACTCCAGATCAACGTCCGGCTGCCCAAGTCCATGCTCGGAGAAAAGCTCCTCATGGGACAGCGCTTTCAGGTCAGATTTTCCAGAATCGATCCCCTGACCAATGAAATCCGGGTTGCCGAAGCTCTGGAAGAATAG